One part of the Chthoniobacterales bacterium genome encodes these proteins:
- a CDS encoding 30S ribosomal protein S1 codes for MADIDLAALLAASTKNYREGSIVKGHVLEIRSREFLIDIGYKSEGVVRADEFEDPEEVEVGDEVEVLLVRLENDEGMVVLSKEKAAQRQNWEKIVNVFKEGGLIKGKVKSVVKGGLMVNVGVESFLPASQIDIIPPRDLQQFVGNTYDFKIVKINDDRKNVVLSRREIIEAERSAKRAAFLDGVKIGDKVSGAVKNITDFGAFIDLDGIDGLLHITDMSWARLNHPSEMVKIGDHLDVVILDINKEKERVSLGLKQMQDNPWDKIEERFPVGQTVKGKVTNLMPYGAFVEIERGVEGLIHVSELSWTKRIARPSDVLTLGQEIEAVVLGVNKEEQKISLGVRQLESNPWDEIEQRYIIGKQVKGKVRNMTAYGAFVELEEGIDGMVHVSDISWTRKINHPSEVLKKGDEIEAVVIDIDKSNQRISLGLKQLENDPWKDIEQQYKIGDLVKGTVSKLANFGAFVQLEGEIDGLVHISQISEDHVEKVKDALKVGQEVEARVIKIDKAERRIGLSIKAANYSMEDLKKESEVFDNIRPGEDMVGLAAAFQIAQDEYRPGEGKKKK; via the coding sequence ATGGCAGATATTGATCTGGCAGCGCTTCTCGCCGCCTCCACCAAAAATTACCGCGAAGGTAGCATCGTCAAAGGCCACGTCCTCGAAATCCGCTCCCGCGAATTCCTCATCGACATCGGCTACAAGTCCGAAGGCGTCGTCCGCGCCGACGAATTCGAAGATCCCGAGGAAGTCGAAGTCGGCGACGAAGTCGAAGTCCTGCTCGTCCGCCTCGAAAACGACGAGGGCATGGTCGTCCTCTCGAAGGAAAAGGCTGCCCAGCGCCAGAACTGGGAAAAGATCGTCAACGTCTTCAAGGAAGGCGGCCTCATCAAGGGCAAGGTCAAATCCGTCGTCAAGGGTGGCCTCATGGTCAACGTGGGCGTCGAGTCCTTCCTCCCCGCTTCGCAGATCGACATCATCCCGCCGCGCGATCTCCAGCAGTTCGTCGGCAACACCTACGATTTCAAGATCGTCAAGATCAACGACGACCGTAAGAACGTCGTCCTCAGCCGCCGCGAGATCATCGAGGCCGAGCGCAGCGCCAAGCGCGCCGCCTTCCTCGACGGCGTGAAGATCGGCGACAAGGTCTCCGGCGCGGTCAAGAACATCACCGACTTCGGCGCTTTCATCGACCTCGACGGCATCGACGGCCTCCTCCACATCACCGACATGTCGTGGGCCCGCCTCAACCATCCCTCCGAGATGGTCAAGATCGGCGACCACCTCGACGTCGTCATCCTCGACATCAACAAGGAGAAGGAGCGCGTCTCCCTCGGCCTCAAGCAGATGCAGGACAACCCGTGGGACAAGATCGAAGAGCGCTTCCCCGTCGGCCAGACCGTCAAGGGCAAGGTCACGAACCTCATGCCCTACGGCGCGTTCGTCGAAATCGAGCGCGGTGTCGAAGGTCTCATCCACGTTTCCGAGCTCAGCTGGACGAAGCGCATCGCCCGCCCGTCCGACGTCCTCACGCTCGGCCAGGAAATCGAAGCCGTCGTCCTCGGCGTCAACAAGGAGGAGCAGAAGATTTCCCTCGGTGTTCGCCAGCTCGAGTCCAATCCTTGGGACGAGATCGAGCAGCGCTACATCATCGGCAAGCAGGTCAAGGGCAAGGTCCGCAACATGACCGCCTACGGCGCGTTCGTTGAACTCGAAGAGGGCATCGACGGCATGGTCCACGTCTCCGACATCAGCTGGACCCGCAAGATCAACCACCCGAGCGAAGTCCTCAAGAAGGGCGATGAGATCGAGGCGGTCGTCATCGACATCGACAAGAGCAACCAGCGCATCAGCCTCGGCCTCAAGCAGCTCGAGAACGATCCGTGGAAGGACATCGAGCAGCAATACAAGATCGGCGACCTCGTCAAGGGCACCGTCTCCAAGCTCGCCAACTTCGGCGCGTTCGTTCAGCTCGAAGGCGAGATCGACGGCCTCGTCCACATCTCGCAGATCAGCGAAGATCACGTCGAGAAGGTCAAGGACGCCCTCAAGGTCGGCCAGGAGGTCGAAGCCCGCGTCATCAAGATCGACAAGGCCGAGCGCCGCATCGGTCTCTCGATCAAGGCCGCGAACTACTCGATGGAAGACCTCAAGAAGGAGAGCGAAGTGTTCGACAACATTCGCCCCGGCGAAGACATGGTCGGCCTCGCCGCCGCCTTCCAGATCGCGCAGGACGAATACCGTCCCGGCGAAGGCAAGAAGAAGAAATAA